In Rutidosis leptorrhynchoides isolate AG116_Rl617_1_P2 chromosome 2, CSIRO_AGI_Rlap_v1, whole genome shotgun sequence, one genomic interval encodes:
- the LOC139894415 gene encoding cytochrome P450 71AU50-like, with protein sequence MISELGDKIYLTVIKFNSWWWEVDSQRDELARLILTICVPSLLLVWYKWMFYYTKKSKIPLPPGPYGLPIVGYLPFFGSNVHEIFTSLAHKYGPIYSLRLGTKLHVIVNSIEYVKIVVREQDQVFANRNSPITAVTVTYGGMDIVWSDSNPNWKNMRRILASQVLSNTNLNTFKSFRRLEVRKLVNEVYTKLGANININQIAFNTSLNIVTSMLWGYTKPFYDLEEFRHVEFKIIELLGAPNLSDYIPILSWFDLQGFNRDMKKQFKYMDQIFNTMIEEKYKVKNKRNGTFEEGEMEDTLQTLLDLKDKIGDPKTLDLIHIKALLLNIVVGATDTTSTMVEWAMAEILNSPRVMKKIQEELREVIGMNNIVEESHLPKLTYLDAVVKETFRLHPPLPLLIQRSPHESCIVAGYSVPKETILYINVWAIHRDPKNWENPLEFKPERFLNSKWDYNGNNLKFLPFGSGRRICPGMAVGDKMLNYILASLLHSFDWSLPKDEELQLSDEFGIVVKKRIPLIAIPSQRLSSESLYN encoded by the exons ATGATATCAGAACTAGGAGATAAGATTTATCTCACAGTGATTAAATTCAATTCATGGTGGTGGGAAGTCGATAGCCAAAGAGACGAGCTTGCTCGCTTGATCCTAACCATTTGTGTTCCATCATTACTACTTGTATGGTACAAGTGGATGTTCTACTACACCAAAAAATCCAAAATTCCGTTACCACCCGGACCATATGGCTTACCAATTGTAGGCTACCTTCCATTTTTTGGGTCCAACGTACATGAAATATTCACATCTCTGGCTCATAAATACGGCCCAATTTACAGTCTACGTCTTGGAACTAAACTTCATGTTATAGTTAACTCCATCGAGTATGTGAAGATTGTGGTTCGTGAGCAGGACCAAGTTTTTGCCAACCGAAATTCTCCAATAACGGCGGTAACAGTCACTTATGGTGGGATGGATATTGTATGGTCCGATAGTAACCCGAATTGGAAGAATATGCGAAGGATTTTAGCAAGCCAAGTTCTAAGCAACACAAATCTCAACACGTTCAAGAGTTTCAGAAGACTTGAAGTGAGGAAGCTAGTGAATGAAGTGTACACTAAGCTAGGGGCAAATATCAATATTAATCAAATTGCTTTTAATACATCATTAAATATTGTAACTAGCATGTTATGGGGTTATACCAAACCTTTTTATGATCTAGAAGAGTTTCGACATGTGGAGTTCAAGATTATTGAGCTGCTGGGAGCTCCAAACCTATCCGATTACATCCCAATATTATCATGGTTTGATTTACAAGGATTTAATCGAGACATGAAAAAGCAATTTAAGTATATGGATCAGATTTTTAACACCATGATTGAAGAAAAGTACAAAGTGAAAAACAAAAGGAATGGAACTTTTGAAGAAGGTGAAATGGAGGACACTTTGCAGACCTTATTGGATCTTAAAGACAAAATAGGTGATCCCAAGACACTTGACCTGATCCATATTAAGGCGTTACTACTC AACATAGTGGTCGGAGCAACAGACACAACATCAACAATGGTAGAATGGGCGATGGCTGAGATTTTGAATAGTCCAAGAGTCATGAAAAAAATTCAAGAAGAGCTAAGAGAGGTTATTGGTATGAACAATATTGTTGAAGAATCTCATCTACCCAAATTAACATATTTGGATGCGGTCGTCAAAGAGACATTCAGATTACATCCTCCACTTCCTCTTCTGATTCAAAGATCCCCACATGAGTCCTGCATTGTCGCTGGATACAGTGTTCCAAAAGAAACTATTCTTTATATCAATGTTTGGGCGATCCATCGAGACCCAAAAAACTGGGAAAATCCATTAGAGTTTAAACCCGAGAGGTTCTTGAACAGTAAATGGGATTACAATGGAAATAATTTAAAGTTTTTGCCATTTGGATCAGGAAGAAGAATATGCCCAGGAATGGCAGTCGGGGACAAgatgttgaattatatattagcatcGCTTTTGCATTCTTTTGACTGGAGCTTGCCAAAAGATGAAGAGCTTCAGCTTTCGGACGAGTTTGGAATAGTGGTCAAGAAAAGGATTCCATTGATAGCTATACCATCTCAACGATTATCTAGTGAGAGCCTCTACAACTGA